The Toxoplasma gondii ME49 chromosome XII, whole genome shotgun sequence genome includes a region encoding these proteins:
- a CDS encoding PIK3R4 kinase-related protein (encoded by transcript TGME49_218550): MSNRKHIDGLLSTNSTASAPKGYRTPLGPTQTMSSPVSPLSSSGPGGQTSKLYGSSTFSVAQNNAAMAAAQAAHSAGLKVCSQSRGGGSSSSSTGASASSGSYQTARATPPSLSSVLLNSPLSHFAASRPSTPQSPAPLGRRPFQSFTHSSGAAGTGNGSPSSVLPSARLSPSQQSSPQFRSPLSGAAGSASTGTGIAAVASRTSLAGGKSSARPAETSSASGKSHQTTGNKAPMLASGSSAHSRSGTKHADADAKKKASLATSWYQVVCESAAVEDGKVRSCCCSAPIQPSVLQGQPQQLEARVVYSNTKAIIRGVEDATRPGLSSQVFLNSTNPDWDAHPSLAVETLHLDKLLQSAIYGAVFRASLHTTRAKRRSDKSAFNGDGLDGKKSGDDIGVETMSEVVAVKVLSLTLQLNASPSLQEDFLSELKFYPYLKNHPNILTPSRVYVDSDQQLLFLVFPFAEYEDLFEVLKKRKQPFTEGEVRWMCRQLFEAVYELHKRGVAMRDLSLENVLIFRCPRTGQIIPKITDPGQAVIACPQAAALARASASTGDSRRAENVTDPGHVLLPPDKIFGKSFRPPEVYRQCRYDPYKVDSFCLGWMVYYLLTKHQLFQRAVPSDENWRLLASKDASDLLELLGKKNGAVLSVDGLDFAVQLLEENPSRRLSIRQALRHPFMTGKVVTPVYADSLFPNDPLAQQQHLLKQQHHRQLHLERQQRVQQQLAHQRKLRYMQQEHQRFLRQEQERRLLHERALQLRYQARKAQSSEEVASTAPKIVGSSASGLTLKPSAVKQEQRAGLPSNRQTRASAASREGSPLRTSALQRSASLKRTVSAYKLRAASREETQVKGGYEQHPENARSGVAAASASEAGAKNKGQAPERSAAGLRELSASRTGTHRRRDSTAVQSRREGGETTLEFEGMSSGARKTEATDSREAVAQGAASKFQDLSTSKGNAPASDAAVGQSANRAELDLRPSATAEATKRMKGKVDEKSRTGCADLRGARRPSSRSTDSGSTSAETCSCCSDSDSSSATGDPSRRHPDRACGTEGHSKREGTDGPGDAKKKPAAVGAGAKTDHPLQGLKLRKSGSSKKSGRDDTHTQDTQTCGNIVCARGSLALAASTVPAVVSSEGTWEPEPDGSFVSDDTLKDERADAPSLTVRVSKAKDNCEKLSFSSARATVKSPLKHSPVTASTLSLGDSSSGGDAAGTETRRVLATRRSSRQSVAAMIERFQQMTRRSSPGCDLSSPKSSAASNRLFGRIPSPRPTLR; encoded by the exons ATGAGCAATAGAAAGCACATTGACGGCCTGCTTTCGACAAACAGCACTGCGAGTGCACCTAAAGGTTATAGGACGCCCCTGGGACCAACGCAAACGATGTCCTCCCCCGTTTCCCCCTTGTCCTCCAGTGGCCCCGGCGGCCAGACATCGAAACTCTACGGGTCCTCGACCTTTTCTGTCGCCCAGAACAACGCAGCAATGGCAGCGGCGCAGGCTGCGCACTCTGCAGGCCTCAAGGTCTGCTCCCAAAGCCGAGGCGGCGGGTCGAGCTCAAGTTCCACGGGGGCTTCTGCATCCTCTGGGTCTTACCAAACCGCCCGGGCAACGCccccgtcgctctcttccgttCTGCTCAACTCGCCCTTGTCGCACTTTGCAGCCTCCAGGCCAAGCACTCCGCAGTCTCCGGCACCGCTGGGACGCCGCCCCTTTCAATCCTTCACGCATTCCTCCGGAGCTGCCGGAACCGGCAACGGGTCGCCTTCCTCCGTGCTTCCCTCTGCCCGCTTGTCCCCCAGCCAACAAAGCAGTCCACAGTTCCGTTCGCCTTTGTCTGGCGCCGCGGGGAGTGCGTCAACCGGAACAGGGATAGCGGCGGTTGCTTCTCGAACGTCGCTCGCAGGCGGCAAATCATCTGCACGTCCAGCGGAAACTTCGAGCGCGTCGGGCAAGTCTCACCAGACCACGGGGAATAAAGCGCCGATGTTGGCTAGTGGATCCTCAGCCCACTCAAGAAGTGGCACAAAACACGCAGATGCAGACGCAAAAAAAAAAGCCAGCCTCGCGACTTCTTGGTATCAGGTCGTCTGTGAAAGCGCCGCTGTCGAGGACGGCAAAgtccgcagctgctgctgcagcgcgCCTATTCAACCCAGTGTTCTG CAAGGACAACCGCAGCAGCTCGAAGCACGCGTCGTGTACAGCAACACGAAGGCGATCATCAGGGGCGTGGAGGACGCGACGCGTCCTGGGTTGTCTTCTCAGGTGTTTCTGAACTCGACGAATCCGGACTGGGACGCGCATCCTTCTCTTGCAGTCGAGACTTTGCACCTGGACAAGCTTCTTCAAAGCGCAATTTACGGAGCAGTCTTCAGAGCCAGTCTGCACACGACTCGAGCCAAGCGGCGGTCGGACAAGTCTGCGTTCAACGGCGATGGGCTTgacgggaagaagagcggagacgaCATTGGGGTTGAAACGATGTCAGAAGTGGTCGCAGTAAAGGTTTTGTCGCTGACGCTGCAACTGAACGCGTCTCCATCGCTTCAAGAAG ACTTCCTCTCGGAGCTGAAGTTTTATCCGTACCTCAAGAACCACCCGAACATCTTGACGCCGTCCCGAGTGTACGTGGACAGCGACCAGCAACTCCTCTTCCTGGTTTTCCCTTTCGCTGAATACGAAGATCTGTTCGAAGTTctcaagaaaaggaaacaaccCTTTACAGAGGGTGAAGTGCGCTGGATGTGCAGGCAGCTTTTCGAAGCGGTGTATGAGCTGCACAAACGCGGAGTCGCCATGAGAG ACCTTTCGCTGGAGAACGTGTTGATTTTCCGTTGCCCAAGGACTGGACAGATCATCCCGAAAATTACAGATCCTGGTCAGGCCGTGATTGCATGCCCACAAGCTGCAGCTCTAGCGCGGGCCTCTGCTTCCACTGGGGACTCCCGCCGAGCGGAAAATGTGACGGATCCCGGCCATGTCCTCCTACCTCCTGACAAGATCTTCGGCAAGAGTTTCCGGCCTCccgaggtgtacagacagtgcAG ATACGATCCGTACAAGGTGGACAGCTTCTGTCTAGGGTGGATGGTGTACTATCTGTTGACGAAGCACCAGTTGTTCCAGCGCGCGGTTCCGAGCGACGAAAACTGGCGGTTGCTGGCGAGCAAAGACGCATCGGATCTCCTGGAACTTCtagggaagaagaacggcgcCGTGCTATCCGTGGACGGCCTCGACTTCGCGGTGCAGCTGCTGGAGGAAAATCCGAGCCGGCGGCTGTCGATTCGCCAGGCCCTGCGACATCCGTTCATGACCGGGAAGGTCGTGACGCCTGTGTATGCAGACAGCTTGTTCCCAAACGATCCTTTGGCTCAGCAGCAGCACCTGCTGAAACAGCAGCACCACCGGCAGCTTCACCTGGAGCGACAGCAGCGCGTGCAGCAGCAACTCGCACACCAGCGCAAACTTCGCTACATGCAGCAAGAGCATCAGCGTTTCCTGAGAcaggagcaggagagacgTTTACTGCATGAGCGGGCACTGCAGCTTCGCTACCAGGCACGGAAGGCACAGAGCTCGGAAGAGGTCGCGTCGACGGCTCCAAAGATCGTCGGCTCGAGTGCTTCGGGTCTCACTCTGAAACCGTCAGCCGTGAAACAGGAGCAGCGCGCGGGGCTGCCTTCGAACCGACAGACCCGGGCCAGCGCTGCGTCGAGGGAAGGCTCGCCTCTGCGCACGAGCGCCCTGCAAAGAAGCGCCTCCTTGAAACGGACGGTGAGCGCCTACAAGCTACGCGCGGCTTCGCGGGAAGAGACTCAGGTGAAGGGGGGCTATGAACAGCACCCAGAGAATGCGAGGAGCGGGGTGGCGGCAGCGAGTGCCTCAGAGGCGGGAGCGAAGAACAAAGGCCAGGCCCCCGAACGTTCCGCTGCAGGCTTGCGCGAactctctgcgtcgcggaCTGGCACCCACAGACGCCGCGACAGTACCGCGGTGCAGTCGAGACGCGAGGGTGGCGAGACCACATTGGAGTTCGAGGGTATGTCCTCGGGTGCTCGAAAGACCGAAGCGACAGATTCCCGGGAAGCAGTCGCTCAGGGGGCAGCAAGCAAGTTTCAGGACCTCTCCACGAGCAAGGGGAACGCTCCCGCTTCAGACGCGGCGGTTGGACAATCAGCCAACCGGGCTGAGCTGGACCTTCGTCCCTCCGCGACGGCAGAAGCGACTAAGAGGATGAAGGGCAAAGTCGAtgagaaaagcagaacaGGATGCGCAGATCTCAGAGGCGCACGGAGGCCAAGCAGCCGAAGCACCGACTCCGGGTCGACGAGTGCTGAAACGTGCTCTTGCTGCAGTGACAGCGACTCTTCGAGTGCAACCGGGGACCCCAGCAGGCGCCACCCGGATCGTGCATGCGGAACCGAAGGCCACTCtaagagagagggaacggATGGGCCTGGcgacgcgaaaaagaaacctGCAGCCGTGGGCGCGGGAGCGAAGACCGACCATCCGCTTCAGGGCTTGAAGCTTCGCAAATCGGGAAGCTCCAAGAAAAGTGGGAGAGATGATACCCACAcacaagacacacagacatgcGGAAACATTGTTTGCGCGCGCGGATCACTCGCACTGGCTGCGAGCACGGTGCCGGCAGTGGTGTCCTCGGAAGGCACCTGGGAACCGGAACCGGACGGGTCATTCGTCAGCGACGACACCCTCAAAGATGAACGCGCGGACGCGCCGAGCCTAACAGTTCGTGTTTCAAAGGCCAAGGACAACTGCGAGAAACTttcattttcttctgcgcGAGCGACAGTCAAAAGTCCTTTGAAACACAGCCCAGTGACTGCATCGACTCTCAGCCTCGGAGATTCGTCTTCGGGCGGCGATGCGGCAGGGACTGAGACAAGAAGAGTCCTTGCTACGAGACGCTCCAGCAGGCAATCTGTGGCTGCCATGATCGAGCGATTTCAGCAAATGACAAGACGCTCTTCGCCTGGATGCGACCTGAGCAGCCCCAAGAGCAGTGCAGCGAGCAACCGACTGTTCGGGAGAATACCCTCCCCGCGCCCGACGCTCCGGTAG
- a CDS encoding peptidase S15, putative (encoded by transcript TGME49_218540~Signal peptide predicted by SignalP 2.0 HMM (probability 0.859) with cleavage site probability 0.327 at residue 29~Predicted trans-membrane domain (TMHMM2.0):6-24), whose product MGFSSSNWSWAGLGCGLLALAILLPPDPGLRFKLPPVQPSSEPEGYTVWRRGSDGTAYGRRTVYVESGGEKLHGWLYLPPKPRQNVPIYVVCHGFGAVMPVADVAFAEKLQEYGMAAIAFDYRTWGFSGGAPRQVVDPHMQLQDIRAVLQHIVDTGGFQGTVDAANIHLFGTSYAGGHVLVTASQLASEKSPFLRRVRSVTSVVPLIDGQAQTKKALQQRSFFRTLRYAAAILADLLRHAVGSRLQPVYLHVAGPRGASTLSALELQGGELEIWSNRVLDGSRTVAWTNALAARSIFMTSQYRPISYLENIQTPTLLVEAQHDDTCIPELTEEALKIINSRGANVREHRGSKSTEKGRLAELYRMPVNHFEIYLSPHLQDLINTTVAFAKRHGASDEASVDKFAGGDSPKKS is encoded by the exons ATGGGGTTTTCGTCCTCAAACTGGTCCTGGGCTGGGCTCGGCTGCGGACTTCTTGCGCTTGCCATTCTCCTGCCACCCGACCCTGGACTTCGCTTCAAGCTGCCCCCCGTCCAACCTTCGTCAGAGCCAGAGGGATACACAGTGTGG CGCAGAGGTTCGGACGGGACCGCCTACGGTCGGCGGACGGTGTACGTGGAGAGTGGAGGCGAAAAGCTTCACGGGTGGCTGTATCTCCCGCCTAAACCCCGTCAAAATGTCCCGATCTACGTCGTCTGCCACGGCTTTGGAGCGGTTATG CCTGTTGCGGATGTCGCCTTCGCGGAGAAACTTCAAGAATACGGGATGGCCGCCATCGCCTTCGACTATAGGACTTGGGGATTTTCGGGAGGGGCACCGCGCCAGGTCGTCGACCCCCACATGCAGCTGCAAGACATCCGCGCCGTCTTGCAGCACATTGTTGATACAGGCGGATTTCAAGGCACCGTTGACGCCGCCAACATTCACTTGTTCGGCACTTCGTATGCTGGCGGCCACGTTCTAGTCACGGCGTCTCAGCTCGCCAGCGAGAAGTCCCCTTTTCTCCGCAGAGTGCGCAGCGTCACCTCCGTGGTGCCTCTCATCGACGGGCAGgcacaaacgaagaaggcgctccAG CAAAGATCATTTTTCCGGACGCTTCGATATGCGGCAGCAATTCTCGCGGACTTGCTCCGACATGCAGTAGGAAGCCGCCTACAGCCTGTGTATCTCCATGTTGCGGGACCTCGCGGAGCGTCAACCCTGTCGGCTTTGGAACTTCAAGGTGGCGAGTTGGAGATCTGGTCTAACCGAGTTTTGGACGGCAGTCGCACCGTAGCATGGACAAATGCGTTGGCGGCGAGGTCCATCTTCATGACATCTCAGTATCGACCGATCA GTTACCTCGAGAACATTCAGACCCCAACCCTCCTTGTTGAAGCCCAACACGACGACACTTGCATTCCTGAGCTCACAGAGGAAGCGCTCAAGATCATCAACTCTCGGGGTGCGAATGTCCGGGAACACCGTGGTAGCAAGAGCACTGAGAAAGGTCGACTCGCTGAGCTGTACCGAATGCCTGTCAATCACTTTGAAATATATTTATCGCCACACTTACAGGACCTCATCAATACCACGGTAGCGTTCGCGAAAAGACACGGTGCCAGTGACGAAGCATCAGTTGACAAGTTCGCTGGAGGTGACTCTCCAAAGAAGTCGTAA
- a CDS encoding proteasome-interacting thioredoxin domain-containing protein (encoded by transcript TGME49_218530) encodes MSQARDVHSGAAGRGVVFLCLPIRRQMRVVGTGHAASQQKYYTEAVCMQWLREAQGRLCPEQVWRVSLATSRESLCEVPNIKRSSAFISHVNKAADSAFDRLGLSRGFSAITACWGGRQRFACSVNRNLGDTILIFHGLRRVSSARLLKRYGSIDTQREKVVDIHIGIMEGTSLMSLIDKSKVECLNEDAQHSIRDIIEQTSKSAYLSSSNEDPQLLIKLGFTSPVKLSSLMIKSPPGSAAAGEVPTTIKLFTNNLAMGFSEAESEPPIQEVTLDENEVENGCTVPLRFVKFQTVSTLVIYVESNNGSDQTKISEIKVCGVPTEKLEMKEWKPVKESERLAPNDT; translated from the exons ATGTCGCAAGCAAGGGACGTGCACAGTGGCGCAGCGGGTCGCGGCGTTGTCTTTTTGTGTCTCCCAATACGGAGACAGATGCGCGTGGTCGGGACAGGTCACGCAGCGAGCCAACAGAAATACTACACAGAGGcagtgtgcatgcagtggctTCGAGAAGCGCAAGGACGTCTGTGTCCGGAACAGGTGTGGCGAGTTTCCCTTGCAACTTCTCGAGAGTCTCTTTGCGAGGTCCCCAACATAAAACGCTCATCTGCATTCATCTCGCACGTGAATAAGGCAGCTGATTCAGCCTTCGACCGCCTGGGTCTCTCGAGGGGCTTCTCAGCAATCACGGCATGCTGGGGTGGAAGACAACGTTTTGCATGTTCCGTCAACAGAAACTTAGGAGACACAATTTTGATTTTCCACGGGCTTCGCCGTGTGTCTTCGGCCCGGCTACTTAAAAGATACGGCAGCATTGATACGCAGCGCGAAAAAGTGGTGGATATTCACATCGGCATCATGGAGGGCACCAG CTTAATGTCCCTTATTGACAAGTCGAAGGTCGAGTGTCTCAACGAGGATGCCCAGCACTCCATCCGCGACATCATCGAACAGACATCGAAATCCGCCTACCTCAGTTCATCAAATGAAGACCCGCAGTTGCTCATCAAG CTCGGCTTCACTAGCCCTGTAAAACTGTCGTCTCTGATGATAAAATCACCGCCCGGAAGCGCTGCAGCCGGAGAGGTGCCCACTACAATTAAGCTGTTCACCAACAACCTTGCGATGGGGTTTTCCGAAGCAG AGTCCGAGCCTCCAATTCAAGAAGTG ACTCTCGACGAAAACGAAGTTGAAAACGGATGTACAGTCCCTCTAAGATTCGTCAAGTTCCAAACCGTCTCCACTCTCGTCATTTATGTGG AAAGTAACAACGGCTCCGACCAGACAAAAATTTCCGAGATCAAGGTCTGTGGAGTTCCAACAGAGAAATTGGAG ATGAAAGAGTGGAAGCCCGTGAAGGAAAGTGAAAGGCTGGCTCCAAACGACACCTGA
- the MIC6 gene encoding microneme protein MIC6 (encoded by transcript TGME49_218520~Product name based on PMID:17547703;11861763;11157983.~Signal peptide predicted by SignalP 2.0 HMM (probability 0.946) with cleavage site probability 0.320 at residue 23): MRLFRCCAAAVVAAESLLWLKNGSPFFAFLPGNGEIADNCSGNPCGGTAAGTCINTPSGYDCRCEPGYVLGVENDQVTCMMPSGVPMANFVQLSEKPAACSSNPCGPEAAGTCNETNSGYICRCNQGYRISLDGTGNVTCIVRQESGCEENGCGPPDAVQSCRRLTGTAGRLCVCKENFIATIDASAHITCKRVPPHYRKPPFEFGKGGHPVDSEPSKRQREDEGESREPESDSTEPGRDQERRTPLEESQEPEGSTPDSQQSRGGSGSDSTESEEQGKEREEGSGHAGAIAGGVIGGLLLLSAAGAGVAYMRKSGSGGGEEIEYERGIEAAEASEVEVLVDLDSKTWD, encoded by the coding sequence ATGAGGCTCTTCCGGTGCTGTGCTGCGGCCGTTGTGGCGGCCGAATCGTTACTGTGGCTGAAGAACGGCTCCCCGTtttttgcctttcttcctggGAATGGAGAGATTGCAGACAACTGCTCTGGGAATCCATGCGGTGGCACCGCAGCTGGTACGTGCATAAACACACCATCTGGATATGATTGCAGGTGCGAACCAGGCTACGTTCTGGGCGTTGAAAATGACCAGGTCACGTGCATGATGCCCTCAGGTGTACCCATGGCTAATTTTGTACAGCTGTCGGAAAAGCCTGCAGCTTGCAGCTCAAACCCTTGTGGACCTGAGGCAGCCGGCACCTGCAACGAGACAAACAGTGGTTACATTTGCCGCTGTAATCAAGGCTACAGAATATCTCTCGACGGGACAGGAAACGTGACATGTATTGTAAGACAGGAAAGCGGCTGTGAGGAAAACGGGTGTGGGCCGCCAGATGCAGTACAGAGTTGCCGCCGACTAACAGGGACGGCAGGTCGACTATGTGTATGCAAGGAAAACTTTATAGCGACAATCGACGCCAGTGCCCATATCACCTGCAAGCGTGTGCCTCCCCATTATAGGAAGCCTCCCTTCGAATTTGGCAAGGGAGGTCATCCTGTGGACTCAGAACCATCGAAACGCCAGAGGGAAGATGAAGGTGAAAGTCGTGAGCCTGAAAGCGACTCAACAGAACCGGGGAGAGAtcaggaaagaagaacacCACTTGAGGAAAGCCAGGAACCGGAAGGAAGCACCCCGGACAGTCAGCAGAGCCGAGGTGGTTCTGGTAGCGACAGTAccgagagcgaggaacaaggaaaggagagagaggaaggaagtgGACATGCTGGTGCGATCGCTGGGGGAGTTATTGGAGGCCTGTTACTTCTGAGCGCTGCCGGAGCGGGTGTTGCATACATGAGAAAGAGTGGGAGCGGTGGAGGGGAGGAGATAGAATACGAGAGGGGTATCGAGGCTGCAGAGGCCAGTGAAGTCGAAGTCCTCGTTGATTTGGATAGCAAAACATGGGATTAA
- a CDS encoding hypothetical protein (encoded by transcript TGME49_218510~Signal peptide predicted by SignalP 2.0 HMM (probability 0.782) with cleavage site probability 0.254 at residue 33), with the protein MTRIKFIVGVCSGLVASSSMSAFGMLDPAALHGDAIEGTRDISLRAKTMLNFADRIYDKCFSVPNALCLGGTSQIITANAVPEGLSAWFTFDEIYPVDQTGNGNHMHRAPRSGPPHNGKGASAAFVNGASGTIRSSSTLESSEFTGLLDVPFGRLDRLLSTDASQTPTILLYPKTRKLSIRVTTTDSTSEGIPSLGALPLRRWTHIAVTASESRLKLFVNGVKDNEIALRGVVVSNSGDIVVGSTMENSGFEGYIDELRFYRRALPEGEVASLTAGGLTGIADTEFVFQGCAGCTFEMALHFNICGEPAAHLCSLRELYQGAIHIARVNGLLAGGQDIWHSEMSSSDVAAGEKRLALCCRVPGLPAPPQRLVASVA; encoded by the exons ATGACACGTATCAAGTTTATTGTAGGAGTGTGCTCCGGACTGGTTGCTAGTTCTAGTATGTCGGCTTTTGGCATGCTTGACCCAGCAGCGCTACATGGAGATGCCATCGAGGGAACAAGAGATATCAGTTTGAGAGCAAAAACGATGCTAAACTTCGCTGACAGAATATATGATAAATGCTTCAGTGTGCCAAACGCACTTTGCCTTG GAGGAACGTCTCAAATTATAACTGCGAATGCAGTCCCGGAAGGTCTCAGCGCTTGGTTCACATTCGACGAGATCTACCCAGTTGACCAAACTGGAAACGGCAATCACATGCACAGGGCACCCCGGTCTGGGCCACCTCATAACG GGAAGGGCGCGAGCGCCGCTTTTGTCAATG GAGCGAGCGGGACCATACGGTCAAGCTCCACTTTGGAGTCCAGCGAGTTTACA GGCCTTCTGGATGTACCTTTTGGGCGACTCGACCGGCTACTTTC GACTGATGCCAGCCAAACGCCCACCATACTGCTGTACCCGAAAACAAGGAAACTTTCAATCCGCGTGACGACAACGGACAGCACCTCGGAGGGGATTCCCTCTCTTGGCGCTCTCCCGCTGAGGAGGTGGACTCACATTGCAG TCACTGCCAGTGAAAGCAGATTGAAACTGTTCGTCAAT GGTGTCAAGGATAACGAAATT GCACTACGTGGGGTGGTCGTTTCAAACAGCGGAGATATTGTCGTTGGATCTACCATGGAGAACTCCGGATTCGAG GGATACATTGACGAGTTGCGATTCTACAGACGTGCCCTTCCT GAGGGAGAAGTCGCCAGCCTAACCGCAGGTGGACTCACAGGAATTGCCGATACAGAGTTCGTTTTCCAAG GCTGCGCAGGCTGTACATTTGAGATGGCACTACACTTCAATATCTGCGGCGAGCCCGCTGCCCATCTTTGCTCTCTTCGAGAGCTCTACCAGGGTGCAATCCACATCGCCAGAGTGAATG GTCTGCTCGCTGGTGGTCAAGATATATGGCACAGTGAGATGTCATCCAGCGATGTCGCTGCTGGAGAAAAACGTTTGGCCCTGTGCTGTCGGGTGCCTGGATTGCCAGCTCCTCCGCAGAGGTTGGTGGCGTCTGTTGCGTGA